The following proteins come from a genomic window of Alosa alosa isolate M-15738 ecotype Scorff River chromosome 2, AALO_Geno_1.1, whole genome shotgun sequence:
- the cpeb4b gene encoding cytoplasmic polyadenylation element-binding protein 4b isoform X3 has translation MHSLESSLIDIMRAEQDTLKGRLGFTHPAGDSPLPINARNYGRRRGHSSLFPMEDGFGEDERGEQSLPGLGSPHCFPHQNGERVERYSRKVFVGGLPPDIDEDEITASFRRFGHLFVDWPHKAESKSYFPPKGYAFLLFQDESSVQALIDACIEEDGKLYLCVSSPTIKDKPVQIRPWNLNDSDFVMDGSQPLDPRKTIFVGGVPRPLRAVELAMIMDRLYGGVCYAGIDTDPELKYPKGAGRVAFSNQQSYIAAISARFVQLQHGEIDKRVEVKPYVLDDQLCDECQGTRCGGKFAPFFCANVTCLQYYCEYCWAAIHSRAGREFHKPLVKEGGDRPRHISFRWN, from the exons ATGCATTCGCTGGAGAGCTCCCTCATCGACATCATGAGGGCTGAACAGGACACCCTTAAAG GCCGGCTTGGATTCACACACCCTGCTGGAGACAGTCCTTTGCCCATAAATG CAAGGAATTATGGGAGGAGACGAG GCCACTCGTCCCTGTTCCCTATGGAGGACGGCTTTGGGGAAGATGAGCGTGGGGAGCAGAGCCTGCCCGGCCTGGGTTCCCCCCACTGCTTCCCCCACCAGAACGGGGAGCGCGTGGAGCGCTACTCGCGCAAGGTGTTCGTGGGCGGCCTGCCCCCGGACATAGATGAAG ATGAGATCACAGCAAGTTTCCGTCGCTTTGGACACCTCTTTGTGGACTGGCCTCATAAGGCCGAGAGCAAGTCCTACTTTCCTCCCAAAG GTTATGCCTTCCTGCTATTCCAGGATGAGAGCTCTGTACAGGCCCTGATTGACGCCTGCATTGAAGAGGATGGAAAACTTTACCTCTGCGTGTCCAGCCCCACCATTAAAGACAAACCA GTTCAGATCCGGCCCTGGAACCTGAATGACAGTGACTTCGTCATGGACGGCTCTCAGCCTCTGGATCCCCGCAAAACCATCTTTGTTGGCGGAGTGCCCCGCCCTCTTCGTGCAG tgGAGTTGGCTATGATCATGGACAGGCTGTATGGCGGCGTGTGCTATGCGGGAATTGACACTGACCCCGAGCTGAAGTACCCCAAAGGAGCAGGGCGGGTCGCCTTCTCTAATCAGCAGAGCTACATAGCGGCTATCAGCGCTCGCTTTGTGCAGCTGCAGCATGGGGAGATCGATAAACGG GTGGAAGTGAAGCCATACGTGCTGGATGACCAGCTCTGTGACGAGTGCCAGGGCACGCGCTGCGGAGGCAAGTTTGCGCCCTTCTTCTGCGCCAACGTCACCTGCCTCCAGTACTACTGCGAGTACTGCTGGGCCGCCATCCACTCACGCGCCGGCCGAGAGTTCCACAAGCCTCTGGTCAAGGAGGGCGGAGACCGGCCACGCCACATCTCCTTCCGCTGGAACtag